From Algoriphagus sp. NG3, the proteins below share one genomic window:
- the pth gene encoding aminoacyl-tRNA hydrolase — protein MKYLIIGLGNIGPEYELTRHNIGFLTLDRLADSQGCTWKSDRLAFKTEFKYKGRTIHMIKPTTYMNLSGKAMNYWMKELQISKENTLVLVDDVAIPFGKVRMKPKGSAAGHNGLKNIEELTGGQNYPRLRIGIGDDFPKGRQVDFVLGNFTQSEFSELPIQMDKAIDMTLSFCTIGIERTMNQFND, from the coding sequence ATGAAATATTTAATCATAGGCCTGGGAAATATTGGCCCCGAATACGAACTAACCAGACATAACATAGGGTTTTTGACCCTGGATAGACTTGCAGACTCCCAAGGATGTACCTGGAAAAGTGACCGACTGGCCTTTAAAACTGAATTTAAATACAAAGGCAGGACTATCCATATGATCAAACCTACCACTTACATGAATTTAAGTGGCAAGGCCATGAATTACTGGATGAAAGAACTTCAGATAAGTAAGGAAAACACGCTTGTGCTCGTAGATGATGTAGCTATACCTTTTGGTAAAGTCCGGATGAAACCAAAAGGCAGTGCAGCAGGGCATAATGGATTGAAAAACATAGAAGAACTTACCGGAGGACAAAATTATCCCCGCCTGAGAATAGGGATCGGCGATGATTTCCCCAAAGGCAGACAAGTGGACTTTGTCTTAGGCAACTTTACCCAGTCGGAATTTTCGGAATTACCGATTCAAATGGACAAAGCCATCGACATGACCCTGTCATTTTGCACTATAGGAATAGAGCGCACGATGAATCAATTTAACGATTGA
- a CDS encoding 50S ribosomal protein L25/general stress protein Ctc gives MKNLEIIGFKRANLDSASLSELRESGNVPCVVYGPGIKEQIHFYSPIILFRELIYTPEVHMVKLNIEGTIIKAVLKDAQFHPVSETLLHADFVAYAEDKPIKFEIPVKVSGSSPGLAKGGKLELKTRVLKVKGLAKDFPDVIPVDISNLDLGKSFKVEDLNVEGFEILTSPNVSIVTIGVPRALRGKKGGDED, from the coding sequence ATGAAAAATCTAGAGATTATAGGGTTTAAAAGAGCAAATCTCGACAGTGCCAGTCTTTCTGAATTGAGAGAATCAGGTAATGTTCCCTGCGTGGTTTACGGACCTGGTATCAAAGAGCAGATTCACTTCTACTCTCCGATCATCCTTTTCAGAGAATTGATTTACACTCCTGAAGTTCACATGGTTAAGTTGAACATCGAAGGAACTATCATCAAAGCTGTCTTGAAAGACGCACAGTTTCACCCAGTAAGTGAAACACTTCTACACGCTGACTTTGTGGCTTATGCAGAAGACAAGCCTATCAAATTTGAGATCCCTGTAAAAGTATCAGGAAGCTCCCCAGGACTTGCTAAAGGTGGTAAATTAGAATTGAAAACTAGAGTATTGAAGGTGAAAGGTCTTGCTAAAGACTTCCCGGACGTAATTCCTGTAGATATTTCTAACCTTGATCTCGGCAAATCTTTTAAAGTTGAAGACTTAAACGTTGAAGGCTTTGAAATCCTTACTAGCCCGAATGTTTCTATCGTGACTATTGGAGTACCAAGAGCACTTAGAGGCAAGAAAGGCGGGGACGAAGATTAG
- a CDS encoding ribose-phosphate pyrophosphokinase → MSEVKIFSGTNSQSLAEKIAKNYGKKLGDLTLSKFSDGELSPSFNESIRGCTVFLVQSTTPPSDNLLELCLMIDAAKRASAYKVCAVIPYFGYARQDRKDRPRVSIAAKAIANMITSAGADRIMTCDLHAGQIQGFFDIPLDHLNGSAIFVPYLNSLRLPDMIFASPDVGGVARARAYAKHFEVEMVVCDKHRKRANEIASMQVIGDVEGKDVILVDDLVDTAGTLCKAAEMVMEKGANSVRAIATHGVLSGKAYENIENSVLDELVITDTIFPKQQSPKIKVLTVADLFAKAIHAVTGNTSISSLFI, encoded by the coding sequence ATGTCCGAGGTTAAAATCTTTTCAGGCACCAACAGCCAATCTCTCGCAGAAAAAATAGCAAAAAACTACGGTAAAAAACTAGGCGATCTTACCCTGTCAAAATTCAGTGACGGTGAGTTATCTCCAAGTTTCAATGAATCTATACGAGGCTGTACCGTCTTTTTAGTGCAGAGCACCACCCCTCCGAGTGATAATCTTCTGGAACTTTGTCTGATGATAGATGCCGCCAAGAGAGCCAGCGCTTATAAAGTCTGTGCCGTGATACCTTACTTCGGATATGCCAGACAGGACAGGAAAGACAGACCCAGAGTATCTATAGCTGCAAAAGCTATTGCGAATATGATCACCTCGGCAGGCGCGGACCGCATCATGACCTGTGACCTTCACGCCGGACAAATTCAAGGTTTTTTCGATATACCTTTGGATCATTTGAATGGATCAGCTATTTTTGTGCCCTATTTGAATTCGCTGAGACTTCCTGATATGATTTTCGCATCCCCTGATGTGGGAGGAGTAGCAAGAGCCAGGGCTTATGCCAAGCATTTTGAAGTAGAAATGGTGGTCTGTGACAAGCACAGAAAAAGAGCCAACGAGATTGCTTCTATGCAAGTAATCGGGGATGTGGAAGGAAAAGATGTGATTCTAGTTGATGACTTAGTGGATACAGCTGGCACGCTTTGCAAAGCTGCCGAAATGGTCATGGAAAAAGGAGCAAATTCTGTAAGAGCTATCGCTACACATGGTGTACTCTCAGGAAAAGCCTACGAAAACATAGAAAACTCAGTTTTGGATGAATTGGTAATTACTGACACTATTTTCCCAAAACAGCAATCCCCAAAAATCAAAGTATTGACAGTCGCTGACCTATTCGCAAAGGCTATCCACGCCGTGACGGGAAATACCTCTATCAGTTCTTTATTTATCTAA
- a CDS encoding M14 metallopeptidase family protein produces the protein MRLRFTLIILLLTFSIGVFAQNVPSPKSHFGFDIGDDYMLANFSQTEAYFKKVAEASDRVRLVEIGKTEYGRSQPMMIVTAPGNFAKLDRYKEISQLMARAEITKEEAEKLSIEGKPVVWIDGGLHANEVVATQQLTETLYQLASRDDAETLKILENVIILLVHANPDGMEIMSDWYMRKENPEERDQNIPVLYQKYVGHDNNRDFYMNNMSEAANMSLQQYVEWIPQIIYNHHQSAPAGAVVAGPPYRDPFNHVFDPLIITSLDAVGAAMINRMHQEDRPGYTRLDGSVFSTWWNGGLRTTPYYHNIIGILTEIIGNPTPSKVPLVPERLIPNNGTPYPVTPQDWHFRQSIDYSVSLNYAILNHAVRHGDELLLNIYLMGRKSIEKGNRDNWTMYPKFAQAVKDEFADSQKSKVEGSASRSRIPEQFYDSVYTDPANRDTRGYILSADQPDFPSAVKFMNALIKSGILVEKATEEFTINGKTYPKNSFIVKTAQAFRPHVIDMFEPQDHPNDFLYPGGPPIRPYDAAGWTLALQMGVEVDKMYEGFDGPFERIPYGELQSPPAKTLANGSGYLLDARNNNSFMAVNKLLKANVKVYRTSLAVDGMPVGSFYVSGGKKELEKAAKEYGVYPVPASMPKGATQIQPTRIGLYDYYGGSMPSGWVRWMLEQFHFEYQLVFPEEINAGDLNDKFDVLLFISSGIPSVGSGGYSRPQPKAEEIDDKYHHMLGSFSADKSVPQLKQFAENGGQIITVGSATELAYHFGLPVENALSEIDSEGKAKPLSGEKYYVPGSVLEMQVDNSVPINYGMGENAYIMFNRSPVFRLSPSAGNKGIRPIAWFGDEEPLRSGWAWGQSYLKNGVTAFEAQMGKGKFYAFGPEITFRAQAHGTFKMLFNGLYK, from the coding sequence ATGAGATTGAGATTTACACTGATTATACTGCTGCTGACTTTTTCGATAGGAGTATTTGCACAGAATGTACCTAGCCCAAAATCGCACTTTGGATTTGATATAGGTGATGATTATATGCTCGCCAATTTTTCCCAGACGGAAGCTTACTTCAAGAAAGTGGCTGAAGCAAGTGACCGTGTACGGCTGGTGGAAATAGGGAAAACCGAATATGGTAGGTCGCAGCCCATGATGATTGTGACTGCGCCTGGCAATTTTGCGAAGCTGGATCGGTACAAGGAGATATCGCAGCTGATGGCCCGTGCAGAGATTACTAAAGAAGAGGCGGAGAAGCTTTCTATAGAGGGAAAGCCAGTGGTTTGGATCGATGGGGGATTGCATGCCAATGAAGTGGTGGCCACCCAGCAGCTGACAGAAACCCTATACCAGTTGGCGTCCAGAGATGATGCTGAAACATTGAAGATCCTTGAAAATGTAATAATTCTCCTGGTTCATGCCAACCCCGACGGGATGGAAATTATGTCTGACTGGTATATGCGGAAGGAAAATCCGGAAGAAAGAGACCAGAATATCCCAGTCCTTTATCAGAAATATGTAGGACATGACAATAACCGTGATTTCTACATGAACAACATGAGCGAAGCCGCAAATATGTCGCTTCAGCAATACGTGGAATGGATCCCGCAGATTATTTACAACCATCATCAGTCTGCTCCTGCGGGTGCGGTAGTGGCCGGTCCACCTTACCGGGATCCTTTCAATCATGTTTTCGATCCTCTGATCATCACCAGTCTGGATGCAGTGGGAGCCGCCATGATCAATAGAATGCATCAGGAGGATCGTCCAGGATATACACGACTGGATGGCTCTGTATTCTCTACCTGGTGGAACGGGGGGCTCAGGACCACTCCATATTATCACAATATCATCGGTATTCTGACTGAGATCATCGGGAATCCTACTCCCTCCAAGGTGCCTTTGGTGCCCGAACGCCTGATCCCGAATAATGGCACTCCTTACCCGGTGACGCCGCAGGATTGGCATTTCAGACAGTCTATTGACTACTCAGTCTCCTTGAATTATGCGATTTTAAACCATGCCGTCCGACACGGGGATGAGTTGCTTTTGAACATTTACTTGATGGGGCGAAAGTCCATAGAAAAGGGGAACCGGGATAACTGGACTATGTATCCAAAATTTGCGCAGGCGGTAAAAGATGAATTTGCAGACTCGCAGAAGAGCAAAGTGGAAGGAAGCGCCTCCCGATCGAGAATTCCTGAGCAGTTTTACGATTCTGTCTATACTGATCCTGCTAATAGAGATACTCGTGGCTATATACTTTCTGCCGATCAGCCTGACTTTCCTTCCGCAGTGAAGTTTATGAATGCCTTGATCAAGTCAGGGATCTTGGTGGAAAAAGCCACGGAGGAGTTTACTATAAATGGGAAAACCTATCCTAAGAATTCCTTCATTGTGAAGACAGCGCAGGCTTTCCGTCCACATGTGATAGACATGTTTGAGCCCCAAGATCACCCCAACGATTTCTTATATCCAGGAGGCCCTCCTATCCGGCCTTATGACGCTGCTGGTTGGACATTGGCTCTGCAGATGGGAGTAGAAGTGGATAAGATGTACGAAGGGTTCGATGGGCCGTTTGAGCGTATACCGTATGGTGAGCTTCAATCTCCTCCAGCCAAGACTTTGGCAAATGGCTCGGGATATCTGCTGGATGCCAGAAACAATAACAGCTTCATGGCAGTAAATAAGCTGCTAAAGGCTAATGTAAAAGTTTATAGAACTTCTTTAGCTGTGGATGGAATGCCGGTTGGATCCTTTTATGTCTCTGGAGGTAAAAAAGAGCTGGAAAAAGCAGCCAAGGAATATGGAGTCTATCCGGTGCCTGCATCTATGCCGAAAGGAGCTACACAGATTCAGCCTACTAGAATAGGTTTGTATGATTACTATGGTGGATCCATGCCCTCTGGTTGGGTTCGCTGGATGCTGGAGCAATTCCATTTTGAGTATCAGCTGGTTTTTCCTGAAGAAATAAATGCGGGAGATCTGAATGATAAATTTGATGTGTTGCTGTTTATTAGTTCCGGCATCCCAAGTGTCGGTTCAGGGGGGTATTCCAGGCCTCAGCCTAAGGCTGAAGAAATTGATGATAAATATCATCATATGCTAGGAAGCTTCTCTGCGGATAAGTCTGTCCCTCAATTGAAACAATTCGCAGAAAATGGAGGGCAGATCATCACTGTAGGATCTGCTACTGAACTTGCTTATCATTTCGGGCTTCCGGTAGAGAACGCTCTGTCAGAGATTGATTCAGAGGGTAAAGCCAAACCGCTTAGCGGGGAGAAATATTATGTTCCCGGCTCTGTGTTGGAGATGCAGGTGGATAATTCTGTCCCAATCAATTATGGGATGGGCGAAAATGCATACATCATGTTCAACAGAAGCCCGGTATTCCGGTTGTCACCTTCTGCAGGGAATAAGGGTATAAGGCCAATTGCCTGGTTTGGGGACGAAGAGCCCTTAAGAAGTGGATGGGCCTGGGGGCAGTCTTATCTGAAAAATGGTGTGACTGCATTCGAGGCACAGATGGGCAAAGGAAAGTTTTATGCTTTTGGACCGGAGATTACCTTCAGGGCACAGGCTCATGGCACGTTCAAGATGCTGTTTAATGGGCTTTATAAGTAA
- a CDS encoding EcsC family protein: protein MDSYLHYAYAELSLWQFRMKKKPSLGGRLTHGVQSKINSWIPEKVHKAITMAIENMVKAVITGSSWIVPKPHESLTLQQREFKVRSRIKWYRNTASVEGAVTGAGGILMGFADFPAFLTIKMKLLFDIAALYGFDTKNFHERLFLLYVFQLAFSSQQRRNDLVGLLENWEEYRETLPKDFKEFDWKTFQLDYRDYIDLAKLAQLIPVVGAGVGAIANYRLTEHLGKYAMNAYRLRVLE from the coding sequence ATGGACTCCTATTTACATTATGCCTATGCCGAACTCTCGCTTTGGCAGTTCAGGATGAAAAAAAAGCCAAGTCTCGGCGGACGCCTGACTCATGGAGTGCAGAGCAAAATCAATAGCTGGATACCGGAAAAGGTACACAAGGCTATTACCATGGCTATTGAAAATATGGTGAAAGCGGTAATTACCGGGTCGAGCTGGATAGTACCTAAGCCCCACGAAAGCCTTACTTTACAACAGCGGGAGTTCAAGGTGCGAAGTAGGATCAAATGGTATAGAAATACAGCTTCAGTAGAAGGTGCAGTTACCGGAGCAGGAGGCATTCTTATGGGCTTTGCGGATTTCCCGGCATTTCTCACGATCAAGATGAAATTGCTTTTTGATATCGCAGCACTCTATGGCTTTGATACGAAGAATTTTCATGAGAGACTGTTTTTATTGTATGTATTCCAACTTGCTTTTTCATCTCAGCAAAGAAGGAATGATCTGGTAGGGCTGTTGGAGAACTGGGAGGAATACCGGGAGACCTTGCCAAAAGATTTTAAAGAGTTTGACTGGAAGACTTTTCAGCTAGACTATAGGGATTACATAGATCTGGCTAAACTTGCGCAACTCATACCAGTAGTGGGAGCAGGAGTGGGAGCAATCGCAAATTATCGACTCACTGAGCATCTTGGCAAGTATGCAATGAACGCTTACAGATTACGGGTATTAGAATGA
- a CDS encoding aminotransferase class V-fold PLP-dependent enzyme: protein MDSQKHLFNLDPAVHYLNCGSKSPLLKSAEEAALAALVRARNPFKTKPEDFFTLPKEVKGRFAELINCDPLQVALIPSTSYGFATALGNITYKPGQHAIVLEDEFPSGYFSLKTWCDRNHAELKVVGPDKETTTQGESWNKNILESITPETAVVLMSSVHWVNGLKFDLESIGQKCKTVGAIFIVDGTQSTGAAEMDVKRFKIDALICASYKWLFGPYGMGIAYYGHAFEGGEPLEESWLNRTNSQDFANLTKYDHEYAEDSGRYNVGEMSNFILLPILNEGLKQINEWTVEGIESYCRRLTAPLYEYLKSLDTELEDESYSSAHLFSLNLPEDVDPGLLKKNLEEKKISVSNRAGKLRVSVNVFNTVEDIEVLIESLESSRLFK from the coding sequence ATGGATTCTCAGAAACACCTATTTAATCTAGACCCGGCTGTTCATTATCTCAATTGCGGCTCGAAATCCCCGCTGTTAAAGTCTGCTGAAGAAGCTGCCCTAGCTGCGCTTGTACGGGCCAGAAACCCTTTTAAAACAAAGCCGGAAGATTTTTTTACTTTACCCAAAGAAGTTAAAGGGAGATTTGCAGAGCTTATCAATTGTGATCCTTTGCAGGTCGCTCTAATTCCTTCCACTTCTTATGGATTTGCCACCGCATTGGGGAATATTACCTATAAGCCTGGGCAGCATGCCATCGTGCTGGAGGATGAGTTCCCCAGTGGGTACTTTTCATTAAAAACTTGGTGTGATAGAAATCATGCGGAGCTGAAAGTTGTAGGGCCTGACAAGGAAACAACAACTCAGGGAGAAAGTTGGAATAAAAATATCCTGGAGAGTATAACCCCGGAAACGGCAGTGGTGCTCATGTCTTCTGTACACTGGGTGAACGGGTTGAAATTTGACCTGGAGAGCATAGGGCAAAAGTGCAAAACCGTAGGAGCGATTTTCATAGTAGATGGTACCCAATCCACTGGGGCGGCCGAAATGGATGTCAAGCGTTTTAAAATTGATGCGTTGATCTGTGCCAGCTACAAATGGCTCTTTGGCCCCTATGGAATGGGAATTGCGTATTATGGGCATGCTTTCGAGGGAGGAGAGCCTTTAGAGGAGTCCTGGCTGAACAGAACCAATTCCCAGGATTTTGCTAACCTCACCAAATACGATCATGAGTATGCGGAGGATTCGGGGCGGTATAATGTAGGCGAGATGAGTAATTTTATTCTTTTGCCTATACTCAATGAAGGCCTGAAACAGATAAATGAATGGACTGTGGAGGGAATAGAGAGCTATTGCCGAAGACTCACAGCGCCACTTTATGAATACCTGAAAAGCTTGGATACCGAACTCGAAGATGAGTCATACAGTTCAGCGCATCTATTTAGTTTAAATCTCCCGGAAGATGTAGATCCTGGACTTTTGAAAAAGAACCTGGAGGAAAAGAAGATTTCAGTATCTAATAGGGCAGGGAAATTACGGGTGTCTGTGAATGTGTTTAATACAGTAGAGGATATAGAAGTGCTTATCGAAAGTTTGGAATCAAGCAGACTCTTCAAATAA
- a CDS encoding MbnP family protein gives MNKIYSPVLFLCVSAILILSSCIKEEPGIDLTKTGEFSIEFDSIVGEETFGLEPRQYTNAKGEVFSIRTLQYFISNIKLYTESGDEYVVPQEDSYFLVQAHDRNSRFTKVTVPEGDYNKISFVLGVDSLRNTKPVEERPGVLSFDPGQGHGGGGMYWGWNSGYIFFKFEGTCDLISDDQQGDPTGNKQFKYHIGGFGGYSAPTINNIKEISMNLNQGGIAQVREGLRSNVHLFVDVMNVFNGQHTFSIPQHPNVMFSDFSVNIANNFPGMFSHDHTENFTRGEDEL, from the coding sequence ATGAATAAAATATATAGTCCTGTTTTGTTTTTATGTGTGTCGGCTATTTTAATATTGAGCTCGTGTATAAAAGAGGAGCCCGGAATTGACCTGACAAAAACAGGTGAATTCTCCATTGAATTTGACAGCATCGTGGGGGAGGAGACTTTTGGTCTCGAGCCACGGCAGTACACTAATGCCAAAGGAGAGGTATTTTCCATCAGGACTTTGCAATACTTTATCAGTAATATCAAACTTTACACTGAATCGGGAGATGAATATGTCGTCCCTCAGGAGGACAGTTATTTTTTGGTACAGGCACATGACAGGAACTCCCGGTTTACGAAAGTGACTGTGCCGGAAGGGGACTATAATAAGATTTCCTTTGTCTTGGGTGTGGACAGTCTCAGAAATACCAAGCCTGTAGAAGAGCGCCCAGGGGTGCTGTCTTTTGATCCGGGGCAGGGACATGGAGGTGGAGGGATGTACTGGGGATGGAATAGCGGCTATATATTTTTCAAATTTGAAGGTACCTGTGATCTGATTTCGGATGATCAGCAAGGCGATCCTACCGGCAACAAACAGTTCAAGTACCATATCGGGGGATTTGGCGGGTATAGTGCACCAACAATTAATAATATTAAGGAAATCTCCATGAATCTGAATCAGGGAGGGATCGCTCAGGTCAGGGAAGGCTTGAGGAGTAATGTGCATTTATTCGTGGATGTGATGAATGTGTTTAATGGACAACATACGTTTAGTATCCCGCAGCATCCAAATGTGATGTTCAGTGATTTTAGCGTGAATATCGCCAATAACTTTCCCGGGATGTTCAGCCATGATCACACGGAGAATTTTACACGAGGAGAAGACGAACTGTAA
- a CDS encoding cytochrome-c peroxidase, with product MKKIRALNRIFHLGSIGVFLTAIILSCSSGEEKPELFPGFVQPDGFPETSYDFSRNEVTKDGFELGKRLFFEPRLSRNNTIACGSCHIQSAAFTHHGHDVSHGIDDLLGIRNPMPIMNLAWGAEFFWDGGVFDLDLAAINAITSPVEMDENVPNVLKKLREHQEYPDLFKRAFGTAEITDARFFKALSQYMLMAVSDNSDYDKVRRNEHGAAFSSQQLAGYRVFQKNCASCHSEPLLTDQSYRNNGLAPNHVNDLGRFEVTLNDADRYKFKVPSLRNWQYTGPYMHDGRFLTLNRVIEHYRTGMVDSETLDPVFRNADRSIGIKMNDKEKDNLIEFLNTLNDRDFVTVPLLAEPVINSSFNK from the coding sequence GTGAAAAAGATAAGAGCGCTCAATCGCATATTTCACCTGGGGTCAATAGGAGTATTTTTGACGGCTATTATTCTATCGTGTAGCTCTGGAGAGGAAAAACCAGAACTTTTCCCCGGCTTTGTGCAGCCTGACGGATTTCCGGAAACAAGCTATGATTTCTCCAGAAATGAAGTAACCAAGGACGGCTTTGAACTCGGGAAGCGGCTCTTCTTCGAGCCAAGATTATCCCGCAATAACACCATAGCCTGTGGAAGCTGTCATATACAATCTGCAGCCTTCACCCATCATGGCCACGACGTGAGTCATGGGATAGACGATCTGTTAGGAATACGCAACCCTATGCCTATAATGAATCTGGCCTGGGGAGCGGAATTCTTCTGGGACGGAGGGGTATTTGATCTGGATCTGGCAGCTATTAACGCGATTACCAGTCCTGTGGAAATGGATGAAAATGTTCCTAATGTGTTAAAAAAACTTCGGGAGCATCAGGAATATCCTGACTTGTTTAAACGTGCGTTTGGTACAGCTGAGATTACTGATGCAAGGTTTTTTAAAGCATTGTCCCAATATATGCTCATGGCAGTTAGTGATAATTCAGACTATGATAAGGTAAGAAGAAATGAACATGGGGCAGCTTTTTCTTCACAGCAACTGGCGGGTTATCGTGTGTTTCAGAAAAACTGTGCATCCTGTCATTCAGAGCCTTTACTTACTGACCAAAGCTATCGCAACAATGGTTTGGCTCCCAATCATGTAAATGATCTAGGGAGGTTTGAGGTTACGCTCAACGATGCTGACCGCTATAAATTTAAAGTGCCAAGCCTCCGCAATTGGCAATATACAGGCCCTTACATGCACGATGGGCGATTTTTGACCCTGAACAGGGTGATTGAACATTACCGTACGGGAATGGTGGATTCAGAGACACTTGATCCTGTTTTTAGAAATGCAGATAGGTCGATCGGTATAAAAATGAACGATAAAGAAAAAGACAATTTAATAGAGTTTCTCAACACGCTGAATGACCGGGATTTTGTAACGGTTCCACTCTTGGCAGAACCGGTGATCAATAGCTCCTTCAACAAATGA
- a CDS encoding PAS domain-containing protein, with translation MKEKITLKHVPLLSWDLSNPASALKSNRAMELAQLTQLAEKNRWQIDIKSELEVYYHAIVLTDIQQNIQWVNQGFQSMTGYPPEFAIGKKPSFLQGKNTSTEVKQRIRENLGLGRRFTETLINYRKNREEYRCLVTIVPLTNLSNDITHFMALEREI, from the coding sequence ATGAAGGAAAAAATCACGCTGAAGCATGTGCCCTTGTTAAGTTGGGACTTAAGCAATCCTGCCTCAGCTTTAAAGAGTAACAGAGCAATGGAGCTAGCTCAGCTTACCCAGCTTGCAGAGAAGAACAGGTGGCAGATAGATATTAAATCCGAACTGGAGGTGTATTACCATGCTATTGTATTGACGGATATACAGCAAAATATCCAATGGGTAAATCAGGGTTTCCAATCCATGACCGGCTATCCTCCTGAATTCGCTATAGGTAAAAAGCCCAGCTTTCTTCAAGGGAAAAATACATCTACTGAGGTAAAACAAAGAATCAGGGAGAATTTGGGTTTGGGAAGGCGGTTTACAGAAACGCTGATAAACTATAGAAAGAATAGGGAGGAATATCGCTGCCTTGTAACAATAGTTCCTCTGACCAATTTATCGAATGATATCACTCATTTTATGGCTCTGGAGAGGGAGATCTAA
- the rplI gene encoding 50S ribosomal protein L9, whose translation MEIILKTDIKGLGYKNDLVDVKPGYGRNYLIPQGFAVLGTSSNKKILAENIKQAAHKAEKIKTEAENVAAKLETLTLEIKAKIGESGKIFGKVTTLQIADALATQGIDIDRKKISINTPVDGAGEFEAEVDLHREVKTNVKFNVSGE comes from the coding sequence ATGGAAATCATACTAAAAACAGACATCAAAGGTCTTGGTTATAAGAATGACTTGGTAGATGTAAAGCCAGGATACGGAAGAAACTACCTGATTCCTCAGGGTTTCGCAGTACTTGGAACGAGCTCTAACAAGAAGATTCTTGCTGAGAACATCAAGCAAGCTGCCCACAAAGCAGAAAAGATTAAAACTGAAGCTGAAAATGTCGCTGCAAAACTTGAAACTCTTACTCTGGAGATCAAAGCGAAAATCGGTGAATCAGGTAAAATCTTCGGTAAAGTAACGACTCTTCAGATTGCTGATGCATTGGCAACTCAAGGTATCGACATCGACAGAAAGAAAATCTCCATCAATACTCCAGTAGATGGTGCAGGAGAATTTGAAGCAGAAGTTGATCTTCACAGGGAAGTGAAAACCAACGTTAAATTCAACGTTTCAGGAGAATAA
- the rpsR gene encoding 30S ribosomal protein S18, which yields MTLVNEPINRGEIRKKYCRFKKHGIKYIDYKDPNFLLKFVNEQGKILPRRLTGNSAKFQRKVAQAIKKARHLALLPFVTDGLK from the coding sequence ATGACACTAGTAAACGAGCCAATCAACAGAGGCGAAATCAGAAAAAAGTATTGCCGATTCAAGAAGCACGGCATCAAGTACATTGACTACAAGGATCCTAATTTCTTGTTGAAATTTGTCAATGAGCAAGGTAAAATTCTTCCAAGAAGACTAACCGGAAACTCTGCGAAATTCCAGAGAAAAGTAGCTCAGGCTATCAAAAAAGCAAGACATTTGGCGTTGTTGCCATTCGTAACCGATGGGTTGAAATAA
- the rpsF gene encoding 30S ribosomal protein S6 has translation MFQRNYETVFILTPVLSDVQMKDTVDKFVNLLKELGADVINVENWGLKKMAYAIEKKTTGFYVMVEFKADPTLIRKFEVEFRRDEKVMRFLTTVLDKHSIAYAERRRKGEFNKKVEAKEEATK, from the coding sequence ATGTTCCAAAGAAATTACGAGACGGTATTCATTTTAACTCCCGTTTTATCTGATGTTCAGATGAAGGATACTGTCGACAAGTTTGTGAACTTGTTAAAAGAACTGGGGGCAGACGTTATTAATGTGGAAAATTGGGGTCTTAAGAAAATGGCTTATGCCATTGAGAAGAAGACCACAGGGTTCTACGTTATGGTTGAATTCAAGGCCGATCCTACGCTCATCCGCAAATTCGAAGTAGAATTCAGAAGAGATGAGAAAGTGATGAGATTCTTGACTACTGTTTTGGACAAGCATTCTATTGCTTATGCCGAAAGAAGAAGAAAAGGAGAGTTTAACAAAAAAGTTGAAGCTAAGGAGGAAGCCACCAAATGA